From the genome of Halomonas sp. MCCC 1A13316, one region includes:
- the rpsD gene encoding 30S ribosomal protein S4 gives MARYIGPKCKLSRREGTDLFLKSGVTPFEKKCKSEQIPGVHGQRRQRLSDYGLQLREKQKVRRIYGVLEKQFRSYYKEAARRSGATGEVLLQLLESRLDNVVYRMGFGSTRSEARQLVSHKAITVNGRSVNVASYQVKPGDVVSVREKAKNQARIQSALSIAANRGEVAWIEVDAKKMEGTFKAIPERGDLSADINENLIVELYSK, from the coding sequence ATGGCTCGTTATATTGGACCGAAGTGCAAACTGTCTCGTCGTGAAGGCACCGACCTCTTTCTGAAGAGCGGTGTGACTCCCTTCGAGAAGAAGTGCAAATCCGAGCAGATTCCGGGTGTGCACGGCCAGCGCCGTCAGCGTCTTTCCGACTACGGCTTGCAGCTTCGTGAGAAGCAGAAAGTACGTCGCATCTACGGCGTGCTCGAGAAGCAGTTCCGCAGCTACTACAAGGAGGCCGCCCGTCGCTCCGGCGCCACCGGCGAAGTCCTGCTGCAGCTGCTCGAATCCCGACTGGACAACGTCGTCTACCGCATGGGCTTCGGTTCCACCCGTTCCGAGGCGCGCCAGCTGGTGAGCCACAAGGCGATCACGGTCAATGGCCGTAGCGTCAACGTGGCTTCCTACCAGGTCAAGCCCGGTGATGTGGTATCCGTTCGCGAGAAGGCGAAGAACCAGGCGCGTATCCAGAGTGCGCTTTCCATCGCTGCCAACCGTGGTGAAGTCGCCTGGATCGAGGTGGACGCGAAGAAGATGGAAGGCACCTTCAAGGCTATCCCGGAACGCGGCGACCTGTCGGCCGACATCAACGAAAACCTGATCGTCGAGCTGTACTCGAAGTAA
- the rpsH gene encoding 30S ribosomal protein S8: protein MSMQDTLADMFTRIRNAQMATKETVTMPSSTLKVAVARVLKEEGYINDFAVAEGTKPELTVTLKYFEGRPVIEHLQRVSKPSLRQYKGKDSLPQVADGMGVAIVTTSKGVMTDRAARQAGVGGEVICTVF, encoded by the coding sequence ATGAGCATGCAAGACACTCTGGCGGATATGTTCACCCGTATCCGCAATGCGCAGATGGCCACCAAGGAGACGGTCACCATGCCGTCCTCCACGCTCAAGGTCGCGGTGGCCCGCGTATTGAAGGAAGAGGGTTATATCAACGACTTCGCGGTCGCTGAAGGTACCAAGCCCGAGCTGACAGTGACCCTCAAGTACTTCGAGGGCAGGCCGGTCATCGAGCACCTGCAGCGGGTATCCAAGCCGTCACTGCGCCAGTACAAGGGCAAGGATTCACTGCCCCAGGTGGCGGACGGCATGGGTGTGGCGATCGTCACCACCTCCAAGGGCGTGATGACCGACCGTGCCGCTCGCCAGGCGGGCGTCGGTGGCGAAGTCATCTGCACCGTATTCTAG
- the rpmJ gene encoding 50S ribosomal protein L36: MKVRASVKKMCRNCKIIRRNGAVRVICIEPRHKQRQG, from the coding sequence ATGAAAGTTCGAGCTTCCGTCAAGAAGATGTGCCGCAATTGCAAGATCATTCGGCGCAATGGCGCGGTCCGCGTCATCTGCATCGAGCCGCGGCACAAGCAGCGTCAGGGTTGA
- the rplO gene encoding 50S ribosomal protein L15: protein MKLNSLSPAPGSKHAEKRVGRGIGSGLGKTGGRGHKGQKSRSGGSVKPGFEGGQMPLQRRLPKFGFTSMKSLVSEEVRLSELAKVEGDEINLETLKQANVLKNATLHAKIILSGDVNKAVTVRGIKVTKGARAAIEAAGGKVED from the coding sequence ATGAAACTCAACAGCCTGAGCCCGGCACCGGGCTCCAAGCATGCCGAGAAGCGCGTCGGCCGTGGTATCGGTTCCGGTCTGGGCAAGACCGGTGGCCGCGGCCACAAGGGTCAGAAGTCGCGTAGCGGCGGCAGCGTGAAGCCCGGTTTCGAGGGCGGCCAGATGCCGTTGCAGCGGCGTCTGCCCAAGTTCGGCTTCACCTCCATGAAGTCGCTGGTCTCCGAAGAGGTGCGTCTTAGCGAGTTGGCCAAGGTCGAAGGTGACGAAATCAACCTCGAGACCCTGAAGCAGGCCAATGTGCTCAAGAATGCCACTCTGCACGCGAAGATCATTCTTTCCGGCGACGTCAATAAGGCGGTCACGGTCCGCGGCATCAAGGTCACCAAGGGTGCCCGTGCCGCGATCGAAGCCGCCGGTGGCAAGGTAGAGGACTAA
- the rpsE gene encoding 30S ribosomal protein S5 gives MAKNEQNTGDLQEKLVQVNRVAKVVKGGRIFGFTALTVVGDGNGRVGFGRGKAREVPVAIQKAMDQARRNMVKVSLKGHTLQYPVKARHGASKVYMQPASEGTGIIAGGAMRSVLELAGVHDVLAKCYGSTNPVNVVRATVKGLSSMQSPEDIAAKRGLSVEAITG, from the coding sequence ATGGCGAAGAACGAACAGAACACCGGCGACCTGCAGGAAAAGCTCGTGCAGGTCAACCGCGTCGCCAAGGTGGTCAAGGGTGGCCGAATCTTCGGTTTCACCGCTCTGACCGTCGTGGGTGACGGTAATGGTCGTGTCGGCTTCGGTCGCGGCAAGGCACGTGAAGTGCCGGTCGCGATCCAGAAAGCCATGGACCAGGCGCGTCGCAACATGGTCAAGGTGAGCCTCAAGGGCCATACCCTGCAGTACCCCGTCAAGGCCCGTCATGGCGCCTCCAAGGTGTACATGCAGCCGGCCTCCGAAGGTACCGGGATCATTGCCGGCGGCGCCATGCGCTCCGTGCTCGAGCTGGCTGGCGTCCACGACGTCCTGGCCAAGTGCTACGGCTCCACCAATCCGGTCAACGTGGTGCGCGCGACCGTCAAGGGTCTCTCGTCCATGCAGTCGCCGGAAGACATCGCCGCCAAGCGCGGTCTGTCTGTCGAAGCGATCACGGGGTAA
- the rplF gene encoding 50S ribosomal protein L6, protein MSRVAKYPVKVPAGVDVKLDGDQLTVKGGQGTLSMTVHSDVAIGQEEGQLSFNPSESAKSWAMVGTTRALVQNLVTGVSEGFTKTLEIVGVGYRAQASGQTLNLSLGFSHPVEYTLPEGVSAETPKNTVIVLKSADKQKLGQVAAEVRAFRPPEPYKGKGVRYADEQVRRKEAKKK, encoded by the coding sequence ATGTCCCGCGTAGCCAAATATCCGGTTAAAGTGCCCGCCGGCGTCGACGTCAAGCTCGACGGCGACCAGCTGACCGTCAAGGGCGGCCAGGGCACGCTGTCCATGACCGTTCATTCGGACGTGGCCATCGGTCAGGAAGAGGGTCAACTGTCCTTCAATCCGAGCGAGAGCGCCAAGTCCTGGGCCATGGTCGGCACCACTCGTGCTCTGGTCCAGAACCTGGTCACCGGCGTCTCCGAGGGCTTCACCAAGACCCTCGAAATCGTTGGCGTCGGCTATCGTGCCCAGGCAAGTGGCCAGACGCTGAATCTGTCACTGGGCTTCTCCCACCCGGTCGAGTATACGCTGCCTGAGGGTGTCTCTGCGGAAACGCCGAAGAACACCGTCATCGTGCTGAAGAGCGCGGACAAGCAGAAGCTGGGCCAGGTCGCCGCCGAAGTTCGTGCCTTCCGTCCGCCTGAGCCCTATAAGGGCAAGGGTGTGCGGTATGCCGACGAACAAGTGCGTCGTAAAGAAGCCAAGAAGAAGTAA
- the rpsK gene encoding 30S ribosomal protein S11 has translation MANPRSNRKKVKKQVVDAVAHIHASFNNTIVTITDRQGNALSWATAGGSGFRGSRKSTPFAAQVASERAATAAAEYGVKNVDVLVKGPGPGRESAVRALSAAGFRVQSITDATPIPHNGCRPPKKRRV, from the coding sequence ATGGCTAACCCGCGTAGCAACCGTAAAAAGGTTAAAAAGCAGGTAGTGGACGCCGTCGCGCACATCCACGCCTCTTTTAACAACACGATCGTGACGATCACAGACCGCCAGGGCAATGCTCTCTCTTGGGCAACAGCCGGTGGTTCGGGTTTTCGTGGTTCTCGCAAGAGCACCCCGTTCGCTGCTCAAGTGGCAAGCGAACGTGCAGCGACCGCTGCAGCCGAGTATGGTGTGAAAAACGTCGACGTGCTGGTCAAGGGCCCCGGTCCTGGCCGTGAATCCGCCGTGCGTGCGCTGAGCGCCGCCGGCTTCCGCGTGCAGAGCATCACTGACGCGACGCCCATCCCCCACAATGGCTGCCGTCCGCCGAAGAAACGCCGCGTTTAA
- the rpsM gene encoding 30S ribosomal protein S13, giving the protein MARIAGVNIPDNKHAAISLTYIFGIGRTRAQEICAATGIAPTTKIQELSSEEVDALRSEVGKYTVEGDLRRDVTLNIKRLMDLGCYRGLRHRRSLPLRGQRTKTNARTRKGPRKPIRK; this is encoded by the coding sequence ATGGCCCGTATTGCAGGCGTCAATATCCCGGACAACAAGCATGCGGCGATCTCGCTGACCTATATCTTCGGGATTGGCCGCACGCGTGCACAGGAAATCTGTGCCGCTACCGGCATCGCGCCGACCACCAAGATCCAGGAGCTCTCCTCTGAAGAGGTCGATGCCCTGCGTAGTGAAGTCGGCAAGTACACCGTGGAAGGTGACCTTCGTCGTGATGTGACGCTGAATATCAAGCGTCTCATGGACTTGGGTTGCTATCGTGGTCTGCGTCATCGTCGTAGTCTTCCGCTGCGTGGTCAGCGGACCAAGACTAACGCGCGTACCCGTAAGGGCCCGCGTAAGCCGATCCGCAAGTAA
- the rpsN gene encoding 30S ribosomal protein S14 produces MAKKSMIERELKRTKLVEKYAARRAELKAIIQNVNTSDEERFEATLKLQQLPRDSSPVRQRNRCRITGRPHGYYNKFGLGRNKLREAAMRGEVPGLKKSSW; encoded by the coding sequence ATGGCAAAGAAGAGCATGATTGAACGCGAGCTCAAGCGTACCAAGCTGGTCGAGAAGTATGCGGCCCGCCGCGCCGAGCTCAAGGCGATCATCCAGAACGTGAATACTTCCGACGAAGAGCGCTTCGAGGCGACGCTGAAACTGCAGCAGTTGCCGCGCGACTCCAGCCCGGTGCGTCAGCGTAATCGCTGCCGGATCACCGGCCGTCCGCACGGCTACTACAACAAGTTCGGCCTCGGCCGTAACAAGCTGCGTGAAGCCGCTATGCGTGGCGAGGTCCCTGGTCTGAAGAAGTCCAGCTGGTAA
- a CDS encoding DNA-directed RNA polymerase subunit alpha: MQRSVTEFLRPRDIKVEEISAHHAKIVLEPFERGFGHTLGNALRRILLSSMPGCAVVEVEISGVEHEYSAIEGVQEDVIEILLNLKDVAIRMHSRDEAVLSLNKQGPAVVTAGDIVLDHDVEIVNPDHVIAHVNEGSELKMQLKIARGRGYEPADARVGADDESRAIGRLQLDATFSPVRRVSYAVDAARVEQRTDLDKLIIDLETDGTLDPEEAIRRSATILQEQLAAFVDLEADKEQEVVEEEDHVDPILLRPVDDLELTVRSANCLKAENIYYIGDLIQRTEVELLKTPNLGKKSLNEIKDVLAARGLSLGMRLENWPPASLKDDKASA, from the coding sequence ATGCAGCGTTCAGTGACAGAGTTTCTCCGTCCGCGCGATATCAAGGTCGAAGAGATCAGCGCGCATCATGCGAAGATCGTGCTCGAGCCGTTCGAGCGTGGCTTTGGCCATACCCTGGGCAATGCGCTGCGTCGCATTCTGCTCTCTTCCATGCCCGGCTGTGCCGTGGTGGAAGTCGAGATCTCGGGTGTCGAGCATGAGTACAGCGCGATCGAGGGTGTTCAGGAAGACGTCATCGAGATTCTTCTGAACCTCAAGGACGTGGCCATCCGCATGCACAGTCGCGACGAGGCGGTGCTCTCGCTGAACAAGCAGGGCCCGGCCGTGGTGACCGCGGGCGATATCGTCCTCGATCACGACGTCGAGATCGTCAATCCAGATCACGTCATTGCTCACGTCAACGAGGGTTCCGAGCTCAAGATGCAGCTCAAGATCGCTCGTGGCCGTGGCTATGAGCCGGCGGATGCCCGTGTGGGCGCCGACGACGAATCGCGTGCTATCGGTCGCCTGCAGTTGGATGCCACCTTCAGCCCCGTGCGGCGCGTCTCCTATGCCGTCGATGCTGCACGTGTCGAGCAGCGTACCGACCTCGACAAGTTGATCATCGACCTGGAGACCGACGGCACCCTGGATCCGGAAGAGGCGATCCGTCGCAGCGCTACCATCCTGCAAGAGCAGCTGGCTGCGTTCGTCGACCTGGAAGCCGACAAGGAGCAGGAGGTCGTGGAGGAAGAGGATCACGTTGATCCCATCCTCCTGCGCCCCGTAGACGATCTCGAGTTGACCGTCCGCAGTGCCAACTGCCTGAAGGCCGAGAATATCTACTACATCGGCGATCTGATTCAGCGCACCGAAGTCGAGCTGCTGAAGACGCCGAACCTCGGCAAGAAGTCTTTGAACGAAATCAAGGACGTGTTGGCTGCTCGTGGTCTTTCCCTTGGCATGCGGCTGGAGAACTGGCCGCCGGCGAGCCTGAAGGACGACAAGGCCTCCGCGTGA
- the rplQ gene encoding 50S ribosomal protein L17, giving the protein MRHRKSGRHLNRTSSHRQAMFKNMSVSLIEHEVIKTTLPKAKELRRVIEPLITLAKQDSVANRRLAFSRTRSKEAVGKLFNELGPRYVERPGGYVRILKCGFRTGDNAPMAFVELVDRPVVEEAEEVVTEE; this is encoded by the coding sequence ATGCGTCATCGTAAGAGTGGTCGTCACCTAAATCGTACCAGCTCGCATCGCCAGGCCATGTTCAAGAACATGAGCGTGTCACTGATCGAGCACGAAGTGATCAAGACAACCCTGCCCAAGGCCAAGGAACTGCGTCGCGTCATCGAGCCGCTGATCACCCTGGCCAAGCAGGACAGCGTCGCCAACCGTCGTCTGGCCTTCAGCCGTACCCGCTCGAAGGAAGCGGTCGGCAAGCTCTTCAATGAGCTGGGTCCGCGTTACGTCGAGCGTCCGGGCGGTTACGTCCGTATTCTCAAGTGCGGTTTCCGCACCGGCGACAACGCCCCCATGGCCTTCGTCGAACTTGTCGACCGCCCGGTCGTCGAGGAGGCCGAGGAAGTCGTCACCGAGGAGTGA
- the rplR gene encoding 50S ribosomal protein L18: MNAKKESRLRRARRARAKMRELGVFRLCVNRTPRHIYAQIISPDGGKVLASASTLDKDLREGATGNSDAAAKVGALIAERAKQAGITQVAFDRAGYKYHGRVKALADAAREGGLEF; the protein is encoded by the coding sequence ATGAACGCGAAGAAAGAATCTCGTCTCCGTCGTGCCCGCCGCGCTCGTGCCAAAATGCGCGAGCTGGGCGTGTTTCGCCTGTGCGTCAACCGTACCCCGCGCCACATCTACGCGCAGATCATCTCGCCGGATGGTGGCAAGGTGCTGGCCAGCGCTTCCACGCTGGACAAGGATCTGCGCGAGGGGGCGACCGGCAACTCCGATGCCGCCGCCAAGGTCGGTGCGCTGATTGCTGAACGCGCCAAGCAGGCTGGCATCACCCAGGTGGCCTTCGATCGTGCCGGTTACAAGTACCACGGTCGCGTGAAGGCCCTGGCCGACGCCGCACGTGAAGGCGGCCTGGAATTCTAA
- the rpmD gene encoding 50S ribosomal protein L30: MAATLKVTQTRSTIGTLPKHKATMKGLGLRRIGHTVELEDTPAVRGMIHKVNYLVRVEGE; encoded by the coding sequence ATGGCAGCCACACTCAAGGTTACCCAGACCCGTAGCACCATCGGCACATTGCCCAAGCACAAGGCCACCATGAAGGGCCTGGGGCTGCGCCGCATCGGTCATACGGTCGAACTGGAAGACACCCCTGCCGTGCGCGGCATGATCCACAAGGTCAACTACCTTGTGCGGGTAGAGGGAGAGTAA
- the secY gene encoding preprotein translocase subunit SecY, with translation MAKSGNMPAMGSGLSELWARLRFVLLAIVVYRIGAHIPVPGINPDQLAALFREQQGTILGLFNMFSGGALERMSIFALGIMPYISASIIMQLLTAVSPHLEQLKKEGEAGRRKISQYTRYGTVALALVQATGMSVGLASQGITYTADFSFYFTAIVTFVSGAVFLMWLGEQITEKGIGNGISLLIFSGIVAGLPGAVGQAFELARNEGAWNVLPLLALSVLGVATVAFVVFIERGQRRITVNYPRRQVGNKMYAGQSSYLPLKVNMAGVIPPIFASSILLFPASIGQWVGAGDGMEWLQRASQALGPGQPLYILLFAAAVVFFCFFYTALVFNPKDVADNLKKSGAFLPGIRPGEQTARYVDKVMTRLTLFGALYITAVSLMPQFLIVAWNVPFFFGGTSLLIVVVVIMDFMAQVQSHLMSHQYESVMKKSNLKGYGSGGIMR, from the coding sequence ATGGCCAAGTCAGGAAACATGCCGGCGATGGGCAGCGGTCTGAGTGAACTGTGGGCGCGTCTGCGCTTCGTGCTCCTCGCCATCGTGGTGTACCGTATCGGTGCCCATATTCCCGTTCCCGGTATCAATCCTGACCAGCTTGCTGCCTTGTTCAGGGAGCAGCAGGGCACCATCCTGGGACTGTTCAACATGTTCTCGGGTGGTGCGCTGGAACGTATGAGTATCTTCGCCTTGGGCATCATGCCCTACATTTCGGCGTCGATCATCATGCAGCTGCTGACCGCGGTCTCACCCCACCTCGAGCAGTTGAAAAAGGAGGGCGAGGCCGGCCGACGCAAGATCAGCCAGTACACCCGCTACGGCACGGTGGCGCTGGCCTTGGTCCAGGCCACCGGCATGTCGGTGGGGCTGGCCAGCCAGGGCATTACCTATACCGCTGATTTCAGCTTCTATTTCACTGCCATCGTCACTTTCGTGTCGGGCGCAGTGTTCCTGATGTGGTTGGGTGAGCAGATCACCGAGAAGGGTATCGGCAACGGTATCTCGTTGCTGATCTTCTCCGGTATCGTCGCTGGCTTGCCGGGTGCGGTAGGGCAGGCGTTCGAGCTGGCACGCAACGAAGGCGCTTGGAACGTGTTGCCACTGCTGGCCCTTTCCGTGCTGGGTGTGGCGACCGTGGCTTTCGTGGTGTTCATCGAGCGCGGCCAACGCCGCATCACGGTGAACTACCCGCGACGCCAAGTCGGTAACAAGATGTATGCCGGGCAGAGCAGCTACCTGCCGCTGAAAGTGAACATGGCGGGCGTGATTCCGCCGATCTTCGCTTCCAGCATCCTGCTTTTCCCCGCTTCCATCGGTCAGTGGGTCGGTGCCGGAGATGGCATGGAGTGGTTGCAGCGGGCATCCCAGGCTCTCGGGCCGGGGCAGCCGTTGTACATCTTGCTTTTCGCGGCGGCGGTGGTATTCTTCTGCTTCTTTTACACAGCGCTGGTCTTCAATCCCAAGGATGTCGCTGACAACCTCAAGAAGTCAGGGGCGTTTCTACCGGGTATTCGTCCTGGTGAGCAGACCGCTCGCTATGTCGACAAGGTCATGACCCGTCTGACCCTGTTCGGTGCCCTGTACATCACTGCGGTCTCCCTGATGCCCCAGTTCCTGATCGTGGCGTGGAACGTGCCGTTCTTTTTCGGCGGTACCTCGTTGCTGATCGTGGTAGTGGTCATCATGGACTTCATGGCCCAGGTGCAATCGCACCTCATGTCGCACCAGTACGAGTCAGTGATGAAGAAGTCCAACCTGAAAGGCTATGGCAGCGGCGGCATCATGCGCTGA